A region from the Rufibacter sp. DG15C genome encodes:
- a CDS encoding serine hydrolase, producing the protein MKLKQVAFLFSVLLILNPAFSQKKSTALQARVDSLMMPLVQTNNYSGTVLISKDGKILFSKAYGPMSREYKLANTPDTKFFLASVSMPFTAVAIHKLQEAGKLSIKDPVSKFLPDYVYGSKLTVHDLLAQRSGIPAIGVNGKVDYDSLTKFDHSIEQLYTYFKNEELLFTPGTQYNHGRSDYILLAAIIEKVTGKGFGEYLKEAIFSPLGMQNTGHSSSEKEIIPNVAKGYAPTGLYEVESAYSISWSSKTGHASIYSTTTDLQKFTQAALDGKLLSPASWNALFTNYGDNVGYGWFVSKHLNRDRFQMNGRAPGYSAYAALYPKEKLSVIVLSNNYISLPADVGKSMAAIVFNEPFERLNLTTKPVPADYGQKLAGTYKFDKNFYRPDYELHLTYENGQLTSEWGGLIPIDKGDKHFKEFILRTYWSSITFVADERGQITKMLYDTHQGIKVK; encoded by the coding sequence ATGAAACTGAAACAAGTAGCGTTCCTATTTTCAGTGTTGTTGATTCTAAATCCGGCATTTTCTCAGAAAAAGAGCACAGCCTTGCAGGCGCGGGTGGATAGTTTGATGATGCCATTGGTCCAGACCAACAACTATAGCGGAACGGTCCTCATCTCCAAAGATGGGAAAATACTCTTCTCCAAAGCTTACGGCCCAATGAGCCGGGAATACAAACTGGCCAACACCCCAGACACAAAATTCTTTCTAGCGTCTGTGTCTATGCCGTTCACGGCCGTGGCCATTCATAAACTGCAGGAAGCCGGAAAGCTTTCAATAAAGGATCCTGTTTCTAAATTCTTGCCAGACTACGTCTACGGCAGTAAGCTGACGGTCCATGATCTGCTGGCGCAGCGCTCAGGTATACCGGCCATTGGTGTGAATGGCAAGGTAGACTATGACAGCCTCACAAAGTTTGACCACTCCATTGAACAACTGTACACCTACTTCAAAAATGAGGAACTGCTGTTCACTCCCGGCACCCAATACAACCATGGCCGGTCAGATTATATTCTGCTGGCGGCTATTATTGAAAAGGTGACGGGCAAGGGCTTCGGTGAGTACTTAAAGGAGGCCATCTTTTCGCCGCTTGGTATGCAGAACACGGGCCATTCTTCAAGTGAGAAAGAAATCATTCCAAACGTAGCCAAGGGCTATGCTCCAACGGGCTTGTATGAGGTAGAATCTGCTTATTCCATCAGTTGGTCCTCTAAAACTGGCCACGCCTCCATCTACTCCACCACCACAGACTTGCAAAAGTTTACCCAAGCAGCCTTAGACGGGAAACTGTTGAGTCCTGCGTCCTGGAATGCCCTCTTCACCAATTATGGAGACAATGTAGGCTACGGCTGGTTTGTCTCTAAACACCTTAACCGTGACAGGTTCCAAATGAACGGCCGTGCTCCTGGCTATTCTGCCTATGCGGCCTTATACCCGAAGGAAAAACTCAGCGTCATCGTGCTCTCCAACAATTACATTTCGCTGCCAGCAGATGTAGGCAAATCCATGGCGGCCATAGTGTTTAATGAACCTTTTGAGCGCTTGAACCTAACCACTAAACCTGTCCCGGCAGATTATGGCCAGAAGCTGGCTGGCACCTATAAGTTTGACAAGAACTTCTACCGCCCAGACTATGAATTACACCTCACGTATGAGAACGGCCAACTAACGTCTGAATGGGGCGGCCTAATTCCAATTGACAAGGGAGACAAACACTTCAAGGAATTCATCTTAAGAACTTACTGGTCTTCCATCACCTTTGTGGCAGATGAACGCGGGCAGATTACCAAGATGCTATATGACACCCACCAAGGAATTAAGGTTAAATAA
- a CDS encoding VOC family protein, whose product MNLGAFSMSLNVKNLEVSRQFYEKLGFVVFAGGMAQKYLIMKNGNALIGLFQGMFEGNILTFNPGWDENAQNVESFEDVREIQQHLKNEGVDLLSEADSTTSGPASIMLTDPDGNVILLDQHR is encoded by the coding sequence ATGAATCTAGGAGCATTTTCTATGAGTCTCAACGTCAAGAACCTTGAGGTGTCCAGACAGTTCTATGAAAAGCTAGGCTTTGTTGTTTTTGCGGGCGGCATGGCGCAGAAGTACCTCATCATGAAAAACGGAAACGCCCTTATTGGCCTGTTCCAAGGCATGTTTGAAGGCAACATTCTCACTTTCAATCCAGGCTGGGATGAAAACGCCCAAAACGTGGAGTCCTTTGAAGACGTGCGTGAAATCCAGCAGCACCTAAAGAACGAAGGAGTTGACTTACTCAGCGAAGCAGACTCAACCACCTCTGGGCCAGCTAGCATCATGCTCACAGATCCAGACGGCAATGTCATCCTACTAGACCAACATCGGTAA
- a CDS encoding ankyrin repeat domain-containing protein, with product MKTTRGIFLLFAVLFLTQPLFAQTGPWAKYDQEMKDEALYREASAGNLEEVKSIVAGGGNIHYLAPQTKSSILMAAAGSGKIEVVKYLLDQGADPSLKDWWNYTALDKAKFAGAKDIEALLQTAMAGKQPTPAVDPQPKPDAPKKDSGVVAPKPKPTPAPAGPNRWPAFGTYAVGDSVLYWTPVGWRPGVVKEIGVQKATGKVSVDYSHKKYLIDPNAQALGNDWYEWSGVVTPRRQLFWTNWFIGNWLTGEVQAHHNEVKSGKETDSYYFNKATEKLQVFANKTYRWQIDGKVFIGKWKALANEPGIVLQKGYRGFDWSMRNATGVHDWSIRKLDMINLKPNAQVMSISGHRKTTE from the coding sequence ATGAAAACTACAAGGGGAATTTTTCTACTTTTTGCGGTCTTGTTCCTGACGCAACCACTATTTGCGCAAACGGGACCTTGGGCTAAGTATGACCAAGAAATGAAAGACGAGGCTTTGTACCGTGAAGCCAGCGCCGGAAATCTGGAAGAAGTGAAAAGCATTGTGGCGGGCGGCGGCAACATCCACTACCTAGCGCCACAGACTAAATCCTCCATTCTAATGGCCGCCGCCGGCAGCGGGAAGATTGAAGTGGTGAAGTATCTATTAGACCAAGGCGCTGATCCATCCTTAAAAGACTGGTGGAATTACACTGCCCTAGACAAAGCTAAATTTGCCGGCGCCAAAGACATTGAAGCCCTGCTGCAAACGGCCATGGCGGGCAAGCAACCTACACCGGCAGTAGACCCTCAACCCAAGCCAGACGCACCTAAAAAAGATTCGGGGGTGGTAGCGCCCAAACCCAAGCCTACTCCTGCGCCCGCGGGTCCCAACAGATGGCCAGCATTTGGTACTTACGCGGTAGGCGACTCGGTGCTTTACTGGACTCCTGTAGGCTGGAGGCCCGGCGTAGTAAAAGAAATAGGCGTCCAAAAAGCCACTGGAAAAGTATCTGTAGACTACTCGCACAAAAAATACCTCATTGATCCCAATGCCCAGGCCTTAGGCAATGATTGGTATGAATGGAGCGGCGTGGTCACACCCAGACGACAACTGTTCTGGACCAACTGGTTTATTGGCAACTGGCTTACCGGCGAAGTACAGGCCCATCACAATGAGGTAAAATCTGGCAAGGAAACGGATTCCTATTATTTTAACAAAGCCACCGAAAAGCTTCAGGTGTTTGCCAACAAAACGTACCGCTGGCAGATAGACGGCAAGGTATTCATCGGCAAGTGGAAGGCCTTGGCCAATGAGCCCGGAATTGTCCTTCAAAAAGGCTATAGAGGCTTTGATTGGTCCATGCGCAACGCAACCGGAGTTCATGATTGGTCTATCCGGAAGCTGGACATGATCAACCTAAAACCCAACGCCCAAGTCATGTCCATTTCAGGCCACCGGAAAACAACGGAGTAG